In Candidatus Nitrosarchaeum limnium SFB1, the following proteins share a genomic window:
- a CDS encoding methionine adenosyltransferase, translating to MSSSFLFTSESVTEGHPDKICDQISDAFLDEFLRQDPDSRVAVETMVTTDFVAVAGEVTSKANFDKKAQEELVRKVIRDIGYDNKDLMFDTESCQVILKLHSQSPDISQGVTATKEKEQGAGDQGLMFGYASNETKELMPMPILLAHKLTQKLAEVRKNKVLPWVRPDGKSQVSVRYENNKPTKIETIVISTQHAPEISQEQITKEIIEKVIKPVLGNLWNDQIKIHINPTGKFVIGGPHGDTGLTGRKIIVDSYGGFGRHGGGAFSGKDPSKVDRSACYMCRYIAKNIVAAGLAERCEVQVAYAIGVAEPVSLYVNTFGSSKIPEREIEELVRKNFNMKPSGIISQLDLKRPIYRKTSANGHFGRNEPEFTWEKTDKADVLKKASGL from the coding sequence ATGAGTAGCAGTTTTCTGTTTACTTCAGAGTCAGTCACAGAAGGGCACCCAGATAAGATATGTGATCAAATTTCAGACGCATTTTTAGATGAATTTCTTAGACAAGATCCTGACTCCAGAGTAGCAGTTGAAACAATGGTTACTACAGATTTTGTAGCAGTTGCAGGAGAAGTTACATCAAAAGCTAATTTTGATAAAAAAGCTCAAGAAGAATTAGTTAGAAAAGTAATTAGAGATATAGGATATGATAACAAAGATTTGATGTTTGATACAGAGTCATGTCAAGTTATACTAAAATTACATTCTCAAAGTCCAGATATCAGCCAAGGAGTAACTGCAACCAAAGAAAAAGAACAGGGAGCGGGAGATCAAGGATTGATGTTCGGATATGCTTCAAACGAAACAAAAGAACTTATGCCAATGCCAATATTACTTGCACATAAATTAACGCAAAAACTAGCAGAAGTTAGAAAAAACAAAGTTTTACCATGGGTAAGACCTGATGGAAAATCACAAGTTTCTGTAAGATATGAAAACAACAAACCAACAAAAATTGAAACTATTGTTATTTCAACTCAACATGCACCTGAAATTTCACAAGAACAGATAACAAAAGAGATCATAGAAAAAGTAATCAAACCAGTTTTAGGAAACCTGTGGAATGATCAAATCAAAATTCACATAAACCCAACAGGAAAATTTGTAATTGGAGGACCACATGGCGACACAGGACTTACAGGCAGAAAAATAATTGTAGATAGCTATGGAGGATTTGGAAGACATGGTGGAGGAGCTTTTTCAGGAAAAGACCCTTCAAAAGTAGATAGATCTGCATGTTACATGTGTAGATACATTGCCAAAAATATTGTTGCTGCAGGATTGGCAGAAAGATGTGAAGTTCAAGTAGCATATGCAATAGGGGTAGCAGAACCAGTCTCACTTTATGTAAATACATTTGGTTCAAGTAAAATTCCAGAAAGAGAAATAGAAGAGTTGGTCAGAAAGAATTTCAACATGAAACCATCAGGAATTATTTCACAACTTGACTTGAAAAGACCGATTTATAGAAAAACATCAGCCAATGGTCATTTTGGAAGAAATGAGCCTGAATTTACATGGGAAAAAACGGATAAAGCGGATGTATTAAAGAAGGCGTCCGGACTTTAG
- a CDS encoding NAD-dependent epimerase/dehydratase has translation MVKNTQVVVIGASGFVAKNLRKYLSNKNIKLVSISRRNFKKFKNEIKIITKNYDETNIIPKLKNSDVLINLVGTGKQTVDNDYNFINYEFTKKIINLCKKSKIKKIIYLSGLGVSKNSTLGYFISKYKSEKQIIDSNLDYVIFRPSYIVGKNDYLTKHLKKQIKAGQINIPGSGNYSIQPIYIDDVSQIIFKVIIQSKSKLILDLVGSESITFKNYVKEFSRLTNTKIKKINLESVYYDAITNPQSSFGVDDLNILIGDFKGNHKKLKNIFKIKFSSVRKILKSGRLL, from the coding sequence ATGGTAAAAAATACTCAAGTTGTTGTAATTGGAGCTAGTGGGTTTGTAGCAAAAAACCTAAGAAAATACCTATCAAATAAAAATATTAAATTAGTATCAATCTCAAGAAGAAATTTTAAAAAATTTAAAAATGAAATAAAAATCATCACAAAAAACTATGATGAAACAAATATCATTCCAAAACTAAAAAATTCTGATGTGCTGATAAATTTAGTTGGAACTGGAAAACAAACAGTTGATAATGATTACAATTTTATTAACTATGAATTTACAAAAAAAATAATTAATCTATGTAAAAAATCAAAAATTAAAAAAATTATTTATTTAAGTGGGTTAGGAGTTTCAAAAAATTCTACACTTGGATATTTTATTTCAAAATATAAATCAGAAAAACAAATAATTGACTCTAATTTAGATTATGTAATTTTTCGACCCTCTTATATTGTTGGTAAAAATGATTACTTGACAAAACACCTTAAAAAACAAATTAAAGCAGGCCAAATTAATATCCCGGGTTCAGGTAATTATTCTATACAACCTATTTACATTGATGATGTTTCACAAATTATCTTTAAAGTAATAATTCAAAGCAAATCTAAACTGATTTTAGATCTTGTAGGTTCGGAATCAATCACATTTAAAAATTATGTCAAAGAATTTTCCCGTCTAACAAATACGAAAATAAAAAAAATTAATCTTGAGTCAGTTTATTATGATGCTATCACAAATCCTCAAAGTTCATTTGGAGTAGATGATCTGAATATCTTGATTGGTGATTTTAAAGGTAATCATAAAAAATTAAAAAATATTTTTAAAATAAAATTTTCTTCAGTACGAAAAATTCTAAAGTCCGGACGCCTTCTTTAA
- a CDS encoding cobalamin biosynthesis protein CbiD: MTGVEDIKKEKLRTGYTTGTSATAAAKAALLSIITQTKIENIDVKLPKGSFIKIPVHFCQFDKDKAKCSVIKDGGDDPDVTHGAEIIVDLFFSDRDNEIEIDGGEGVGIVTKPGLGLELNKSAINPVPKKMINENLKEIIEKHHLKKGIKVVISVPKGKELGPKTDNPRIGILNGISILGTSGIVIPFSTASYAASIRQNLDVAIAMGDDTVVLTTGGRSEDFAKKIIDLPDHCFVQMGDFSGYTIQQCARKEIKKAYVVGFIGKLAKMAAGVKQTHVKGSKVDMNFLAEIAKKCNADKTIIDSIKKANTARHVSEIIIENNIVGFFDEICNETYKHMRNHSEEKVPLDVILFDFDGNILARKF, from the coding sequence ATGACTGGTGTGGAAGATATCAAAAAAGAGAAATTAAGAACTGGATATACTACAGGCACTTCAGCAACTGCAGCTGCCAAAGCTGCGTTACTATCAATAATCACACAAACAAAAATTGAAAATATTGATGTGAAATTACCTAAAGGTAGTTTTATCAAAATTCCGGTTCATTTTTGCCAATTTGATAAAGATAAAGCTAAATGTTCTGTAATCAAAGATGGGGGAGATGATCCAGACGTAACTCACGGTGCAGAGATCATAGTAGATTTATTTTTTTCAGACAGAGACAATGAAATCGAAATTGATGGTGGAGAAGGAGTAGGTATAGTAACCAAACCAGGATTAGGACTAGAACTAAACAAATCTGCAATCAATCCTGTTCCAAAAAAAATGATTAATGAAAATCTTAAAGAGATTATAGAGAAACACCATTTAAAAAAAGGAATCAAAGTAGTAATTTCTGTTCCAAAAGGAAAAGAGTTAGGTCCTAAGACAGATAATCCAAGAATTGGAATTTTAAATGGGATTTCAATTTTAGGAACTAGTGGTATTGTTATACCATTTTCAACTGCATCATATGCTGCTTCAATAAGACAAAATCTTGATGTGGCAATTGCGATGGGAGATGATACTGTTGTTCTTACAACTGGTGGAAGAAGCGAAGATTTTGCAAAAAAAATCATAGATTTACCGGATCATTGTTTTGTACAGATGGGTGATTTTTCAGGATATACAATACAGCAATGTGCAAGAAAAGAGATCAAAAAAGCATATGTTGTAGGATTCATTGGTAAATTAGCAAAAATGGCTGCAGGGGTAAAACAAACTCATGTTAAAGGCTCCAAGGTCGATATGAATTTCTTGGCAGAAATAGCTAAGAAGTGTAATGCAGATAAAACGATAATTGATAGCATTAAGAAGGCAAATACTGCAAGACATGTATCCGAAATAATTATAGAAAATAATATTGTGGGATTTTTTGATGAAATATGCAATGAAACATACAAACACATGAGAAATCACTCAGAGGAAAAAGTTCCGCTTGATGTAATACTGTTTGATTTTGATGGAAATATTTTGGCTAGAAAGTTCTAG